The DNA segment CTTTGCAGGCTTATTGGGTGTGTACATCCTGAAGGGGCATTTTCCACTGAATCCCAAGAGTTGTTCATCAATTGTGCAGTATGCTTGTGGGGTGTACAGTTCCTGGCagtgttgattgaaattttccCATAAATCACGAATGGCAGCAAAGGGATCTGTCTCCTTCCTAGCAGGTCGAGTGTCTTTTTGGTCAAATCTTAGACAATTGATTAGGAACTCAAATCTTCGGTGTGGCATAATAGATCTTGTAATTCTCAAATCTCTTGATTCATGCCAAAGTAGTTCAGATCTCATATGATTTTGCTTTTGGGCACCAAAGTAGATTAGAAGCGCAATTAAAGCTTTGATTTCATTGAATGATGTCTCACCAATGCAACTCTggtttttgtaatttattttcagcACAGCAATTTCTTGATTAGTGAAATTAACTATGCTATTAATCATGCTCTCATCTATGTATAGGCCAAAAACCTGTGCAGGATTTGTTTCACCCTTTGCAGCTCCTTTGGGAGAAGGCTTTAGTAAGACTATGTTCCTTCTTGGTGTTCTTCCAACTCGCTCAGCATGCTTTGTTGCCCAACAGTATTTATTTTCACCCCATAGTACTTTCTTTTTCACTTGGATTACATTTTTGAGGAGTGTTTGTTCAACTTCATCATCACCTGATTCCATACCAGcctcctcttcatcttcctGGTCTTCTTTATCTCCATGAACTTGAAATTCTTGTGTTGCTTCCTCTTGTCTAGGCCGTTTCCTTGTATGATGTGTTGTggtttctgcttcttcttcctcttctaaatCACTTCTACTGAAGACAAACTCATCCTCAGATTCATCAGGTGAATGAAGGTCTGACTGAACATCATCTTCTTCCAaaaagtctttttcactttcacTATCTGACTTGTCTTCAGAATACTCAGGGTCAGAGAGACGAGCTAACTCACTAAAAGTGTCTTCCTCAGTTTCTAATATATCCATAATTAATATAGTCTAAAAAATACTTGCTAAAATCCACATAAGTCTACAAAACCGTAATATGTACCCTTGTAGAAGAACTTACACTAACCGTACACTGGGGAACTGAGTACCCCAACAACGTTATATAGAAAGAATGCAATGCGTTACAGAACAGGTAAATCAAACAACTGGCAGCTCTGCAATGTCGAGGAAAAGTAGTGGGAGCTGGCTGCGCTCAGTGTTACCACATAAAATTTAcagcaaaacaaaaatttcctgggGCACCTGTATGGTTCCAGGGCTAAAAATAAGTACAATAGACACAATGGgtcttacaataataatcatcttGACATGAATGGCCAAGGAGAGCACAATGGGCTCTGAAAATACATAAATTCAAGTTGTACAGtagtataaaataaatgaattattaaaatacagAGTCAAGTTTAGGTACTCAGCTTTGGTGTGAAGCGAGGTTTTGTGAGACAGTGTAGGCAGACTCAAGAAACAGCAGTGTTGATTTGTAGCAATAAAAAAAGGAGAgctcatattaaatgaaaactagaaatatatttgaacgTCAAACGGAGTTGAGATGcctaaaaaaattaagttataatGTTAATTTGTAagtagaattgaagatgaaaagcGAACGCCATGATGAAGCAAAATGGAGTGCAGCGTATAGACAAAAACCGGAAACATCAGGTTGGGGAATGGATTAAAAACTGAACATATGGCGAAAGGtaagaataagaaaataaatgcACCTAACATGGATATGCAATAAATGCAAATAATGAGCtaccaaaaatataaaatatgaacaaataattaaattaaaatttatctaCATAAATCAATTACAAAGTTGGTAAATGATTAAAGAGGCACTGAACTAGTCGAGTAAGAATCGATACTTGTCAGTCAATAATCAGATGGATTGACACGAACAAGCAGACAAAAAAATAACCTCAAAACATAATATGGGcaagcaaagaccttaaagatacatctctttaaggtctttgtggGCAAGTGTATTGTGAAAATtcaacagctgttttttgaatttttgaaattgagtCCATGTTTTTGTTTGTGGTTGCTCCATATAGACAAATTccaaaagaaataattgaatggaTGTTTGcataaaaaatagtttttagaGTTTCTTGATTACAAAAAACACATCCTTCTAAGAGTGTACACACCACTTGATATTCTTGATAACACCTTTGCTACATGATCTGTCCATTTTAAGTGCTGATAGATGGCTAAAAGAACAAGATTTGAAGCTTCAAATCCTTTTCCTTTTAAAGTAGCTTACTAGTTAAGGCTTTAGTTAAGGTCTATGCAAATCGTGCCTATGTCTACTAGACACTGAAGCCAGAACCTTAATCCATTAACATCATCAGGAGATCGCTGAATGTTTCCAATCATTAGACCTTAGTGAATTCTACAAGCAACTTCTATGTGAGTCGCTCGCAGTATGAGTATGGTATTCACATCCTGAAAAGGGACAGTATTAGCAAAATGGTGTATATGCCACATGCGCATGACATGAAGCACAACGAGGATGAGTATTTCGGAATGTACTTTCATTGTGGCATACCGAACACAGTGATGGTGGGACCATTTCAAATAGACAAAGACCCCCAGATATTTGTACACCGGGGTCGCAATCCAGTGTCTGTCACAATGGCCAACAAATGGTGTGAGGATCACGGGATTAAACATTTTCCTTTTCTGAGCTGTAAAAGTTACAAAGCAGGTTTTGTTTAAGTTTATTATTAGAtcattttcttttaaatattttgtcaaaacTGAAAGGTTTATTTTGAATTGTTCCTCAATTTCATCTTGGGATTGGGccgatattttcaaatttgcatcATGTGCATATAAAACTAGTTCAGTGTTACCCAGCTGTGGCAAACCTTTAAGCCTTATACACACTTACGTACAGATTTGCATACACAATCGTATGGACACATGCCTCTGCATTCATTGAACGTCCTTATGGACGCGTTTCACGTATGCctcagcattcaaaaagctatctgattttcAGCCAACATGATGACATGATAGATGTAAATTTTCCACATCATGAACAACCATGGCATCATCACATCATCAAAAAAATTTGTAAAGTTTTATCAGAGATATTCTGTGTTCTAAACAGCTTTTTTGAgatcaaatcatgaaaaaaaaacatatttggtTTACTGCATGTTTAGGTAGTtaataaaatgttgaataagAGGGGTTTAAATTTATGCTAGTGATAAAAAGTCTACCTTATTCAATTTCCAAATCTGGGGAGCAATATAATGCCACAATCAagatttcaattaattaaaaaaacagaGTAAAAGTGAATAACATTTCCAGAACCACTTACCAAGCTGCTTTTATGATGGCTCCTCTCTTCTATATGACCCCAAAACCGATGAAATTTTTTTCTTCACATCTTCAACTGCGGTTCTTGAAATTCCGAATAGCTCTTTCCACGCATCCTCCCGCAAATTTCTGTTCATGTACTTGGGATTTTTAGTGTCCCACAGAATTGGCAGTTTTCTGTATCCATCAATtaaatcaaatactgcattATTGTTCATTTTCAACTCTGCTAATACACAATGATAAATCAAGGTTTAGAGTTTGCTTGAGTGTTATAACCTTGAAGATTGACTTAAATTGTTCAATGGTACTTTCCCAAAGACCCCCGTGATGTGGAGCTCTGGGAGGGATGAAGTTCCATTGTATGTTAAAGGCTGAAGCAGAACCCTTTAATGACTTCTGATTTTGCGCTGAGGAAAGAAAATCAGATAATTCTTGCAATTCGTTATTAGCACCCTGAAAAGTAGTTGCATTGTCCAAATATAAATTGTGAGGAAGACCACGTTTTGCAGTAAAACGAGTTAGAGCAGCTAAAAAGTCTTTAGTAGACAATTCAGTGACAATCTCAATGTGAACTGCACGTGTCACCATACACACAAATAATGCAACATAAGCCTTGGTGAACGTGCGAGATTTAGGACCACATAGTCCAATGGAAATTGGGCCTGCATAAAATCGATGCCACAATTTATAAAGGGATGATCAGCATTCACTCTTACTGCAGGTAGCTGACCCATCAGTTGTTCTGCTCGGACTTGTGTAAAATGAAAGCATTTTATGCATGATTTCAGAATATTCTTGACAGTTTGCCTGGTGGATGGTATCCAGAAACACTGTCTGATGGCACTCATTGTAGATTGAACACCAGCATGACACAAACGTTGATGTGTGAAATGAACCACAGCTTTTGTAAACTTATGTTTTTTGTGAAGCAGAACTTGATGTTGGTAATCAAATGATATATTAGCATTGTTCAACCTACCTCCAACTCTAATCAATCCGTCAGAGTGCAAAAACAATGACATTGATTTTAGCAAGCTAGTAGATTGCAGCTCTCCATTAGagcacaaaattttcaattcatggCTGAAAGACTCCTCTTGAACAATTTTCAATGAGTTTCAGCATTGTTGATTTCATCAACTGAAAGTGGGCCGCGAAGGCGGTCAAATTTATGATGTAGTTTGTGCTTATACCGAAGTAGTACATATGCTGCAACACGAGTCATCTTCAAACTGGATGAACAATCATGAAATAATTTAGAAAGCGGTGCAGCAATAGTGCTGATATGCTGAACAACTACTGGTTGTGCAACAATGACATGTGAGGGAAATGAATCCCAATGCTCAACTGATTTGAGAAGCCAAGCAGGGCCATTCCACCAAGTAGAGCTACTCACAAGCTCAGAAGGTGTGGTACCCCGTGAAATAATATCAGCTGGATTGTTGGCAGTTTTCACATGACTCCAGATGAAATGAGAGGTGCTCTCTTGAATCTCAGCGGTATGCAAGGCAACAAAAGTGCTTTTATGATCTGGAGGGCTTTGAATCCAGCTACAAACAGTTTTGGAATCAGACCATAAGTAAACATTTGAAATAGAAATCGGTATTCAATTGAATGCATTAACCACTTTATTTACAAGGCGAGACAATACTACAGCAGCTTGGAGCTTTAAATTTGGAATCGAAAGTGGTTTCAAAGGAGAAATGTGTGATTTAGAACACAAAAGGCGTGTTTGAATTACGTTATTAGAAACTATACAAACATAAATGCATGCACCATAAGCAACTGTGCTTGCATCGGAAAATCcatgaattttaatattgttgCATTTGGATCAGTAGACATGACACAACAAGAAATAGAAATGTTGAGAATGTCAGGCAGTTGCTGAACTATTTTTAACCACTCCCTCATAAGCTCATGAGGAAGAAGATCATCCCATTGAATCTTTAAtaacaataacttttgaaagacGATTTTTGGGAGAATAACAATTGGAGAAATCAATCCCAATGGGTCGAAAATGGAAGCAATGGCAGAGAGGAATTCACGTTTTGTGAAGGTAGTTCTACCAATAAACTTACCAGCATTGGAAGATATTGATAACACATCCAAGGAGGAGTTCCAGTACAAACCTAAGGCCTTGGTTACATTTTCATCAGAATTAGCAATAGAC comes from the Nilaparvata lugens isolate BPH chromosome 1, ASM1435652v1, whole genome shotgun sequence genome and includes:
- the LOC120353426 gene encoding uncharacterized protein LOC120353426, which codes for MDILETEEDTFSELARLSDPEYSEDKSDSESEKDFLEEDDVQSDLHSPDESEDEFVFSRSDLEEEEEAETTTHHTRKRPRQEEATQEFQVHGDKEDQEDEEEAGMESGDDEVEQTLLKNVIQVKKKVLWGENKYCWATKHAERVGRTPRRNIVLLKPSPKGAAKGETNPAQVFGLYIDESMINSIVNFTNQEIAVLKINYKNQSCIGETSFNEIKALIALLIYFGAQKQNHMRSELLWHESRDLRITRSIMPHRRFEFLINCLRFDQKDTRPARKETDPFAAIRDLWENFNQHCQELYTPQAYCTIDEQLLGFSGKCPFRMYTPNKPAKYGIKIVMMCSSNGYLMNAIPYIEKKLNTEGKHQASFFVEKLSQPIHDTNRNITDDNWFSSVPLFNDMLKNHKLTMVGTLCKNKREIPPEVLKNRPAETSLFLYDRELTMVSYAAKKNKTVILLSNMHQGCTFKKDTNLPEIIHFYNCTKGGVDIFDQMSAQYSCSRKTRRWPLCIFYGLLNSAGVNSYIIYKDNMLSANQTPIPRLDFLFMLAEDLMKPWMQERLNNMAIRKSIRSAIASQLGVKVPVPPPGAVKPRAQRCSICPRSKDTKTTILCADCNQFSCKNHVKTVFVNCSEEN